The Spirosoma radiotolerans genome has a window encoding:
- the guaA gene encoding glutamine-hydrolyzing GMP synthase — MATEQILILDFGSQYTQLIARRVRELNVYCEIHPYNHLPTITPDVKGIILSGSPSSVRDVDAPEVHLAAFRHKMPLLGVCYGAQLLAHTSGGEVKASSIREYGRAKLGTVKAENPLLKGIDQHSQVWMSHADTITSVPDNFDIIASTETVSVAAFQVEGEPTYGIQFHPEVTHSLQGKLLLHNFVVDICGCSQNWTAESFAETTVANLKQQLGDDRVVLGLSGGVDSSVAAMLIHQAIGKNLYCIFVDNGVLRKDEFAGVLESYKTLGLNVKGVDAKEQFYRALAGLTDPEAKRKAIGRTFIEVFDHEAHLIDGVSWLGQGTIYPDVIESVSVKGPSATIKSHHNVGGLPDFMKLKVVEPLNTLFKDEVRAVGRTLGLPEAILGRHPFPGPGLAIRILGDVTAEKVDILQQVDALFIDGLKREGLYDKVWQAGAMLLPVQSVGVMGDERTYERVVALRAVTSVDGMTADWAHLPYEFLADISNEIINRVKGVNRVVYDISSKPPATIEWE, encoded by the coding sequence ATGGCCACCGAACAGATTCTGATTCTTGATTTTGGTTCTCAGTACACGCAACTCATTGCTCGCCGGGTGCGCGAACTGAATGTTTACTGCGAAATCCATCCGTATAATCACCTCCCAACCATTACGCCCGACGTTAAGGGCATCATTCTCTCAGGTAGTCCTTCGTCCGTTCGTGATGTCGATGCACCCGAGGTGCACCTGGCCGCTTTCCGGCATAAAATGCCACTTTTGGGCGTTTGCTACGGTGCGCAATTACTGGCTCACACCAGCGGTGGCGAAGTGAAAGCGTCATCCATTCGCGAGTATGGCCGGGCCAAGCTGGGCACCGTTAAGGCCGAAAATCCCCTGTTGAAGGGAATTGATCAGCACTCGCAGGTCTGGATGTCGCATGCCGATACGATCACGAGTGTACCCGATAATTTCGATATCATTGCGTCGACGGAAACGGTGTCTGTGGCTGCTTTCCAGGTAGAAGGTGAACCCACGTATGGCATTCAGTTTCACCCAGAAGTAACGCATTCACTGCAGGGTAAACTGCTCCTGCATAACTTCGTTGTCGATATCTGCGGCTGTTCGCAGAATTGGACGGCAGAGTCATTTGCTGAAACGACAGTGGCCAACCTGAAGCAGCAACTGGGCGACGATAGAGTTGTACTGGGGCTATCCGGTGGCGTTGATTCGTCGGTAGCGGCTATGCTCATCCATCAGGCTATCGGTAAAAATCTGTATTGCATTTTTGTCGATAATGGCGTACTTCGGAAAGATGAGTTTGCGGGTGTTCTGGAATCCTATAAAACATTGGGTCTGAATGTCAAAGGCGTTGATGCAAAAGAGCAGTTCTACCGCGCCCTGGCTGGTTTGACGGACCCGGAGGCCAAGCGCAAAGCCATTGGACGTACGTTTATCGAAGTCTTTGACCACGAGGCTCACCTGATCGACGGCGTATCGTGGTTGGGGCAGGGGACCATTTATCCGGACGTTATCGAGTCTGTTTCGGTGAAAGGACCTTCGGCAACGATCAAGTCGCACCATAATGTAGGCGGTCTTCCTGATTTCATGAAGCTGAAAGTGGTGGAGCCACTCAATACCTTATTTAAAGACGAAGTGCGCGCCGTGGGCCGAACGCTGGGTCTGCCAGAAGCGATCCTCGGCCGGCATCCGTTCCCAGGCCCTGGGCTGGCCATTCGTATTCTGGGCGATGTGACCGCCGAAAAGGTTGACATATTACAGCAGGTCGACGCGCTGTTTATCGATGGCTTAAAACGCGAAGGATTGTACGATAAAGTGTGGCAAGCGGGTGCCATGCTCCTGCCCGTACAATCGGTCGGCGTAATGGGCGACGAGCGTACGTATGAACGTGTCGTCGCATTACGGGCCGTAACGAGCGTAGACGGCATGACCGCCGACTGGGCACACCTTCCTTACGAATTCCTGGCCGATATATCGAACGAAATCATCAATCGGGTAAAGGGTGTCAACCGGGTTGTGTACGATATTTCATCGAAACCACCGGCAACGATCGAGTGGGAGTAG